From Haliotis asinina isolate JCU_RB_2024 chromosome 8, JCU_Hal_asi_v2, whole genome shotgun sequence, a single genomic window includes:
- the LOC137295091 gene encoding uncharacterized protein, with the protein MGCTESKIATTVGTANTNTDAGYRQYSQANKLPQTVPSHTQTYSVVYPNVAHSGQCYGAHQVHPQGHWAPIEQMTAEGDKEKEQERFLKLPPYSHRQISHHNSEQGWVEWGVFGKRIYDCSKIRGNASFLNMILQRKMEHYPSFHLDFGDEDTWKKNVPLLMGFIGFSTAEIHAALSPCVIGRVVEVRLSEFWRDVREDVAGLEQELRRAEDISPYQQELLVQLQRWLATYRHIDPEDRYHRQGDPNGLPFPLPKDIGQKPEVLRMWIIDWEQFDTADAELPLAELTELSDKTDDTETHGFFSQTLRPYDVMEDLKFDDPEWEMLPIDVIANDVTSPGQDEINKQRDKRMDLYDTARMSRRRGKLAQYFIEKYEWQAEKLSPYLQWVDVMKEGELRFAALCEQS; encoded by the coding sequence AAAGTAAGATTGCCACTACTGTCGGCACAGCAAACACCAACACTGACGCTGGTTACCGTCAGTATTCCCAGGCAAACAAGCTTCCACAAACTGTACCATCACATACCCAAACCTACAGTGTGGTATATCCAAATGTGGCGCATAGTGGTCAGTGCTATGGTGCGCACCAGGTCCATCCCCAGGGGCACTGGGCCCCAATCGAGCAGATGACAGCAGAGGGCGACAAAGAGAAGGAACAAGAAAGGTTCCTGAAGCTTCCACCATATTCACACAGGCAGATAAGTCATCACAACAGTGAACAGGGATGGGTAGAGTGGGGTGTGTTCGGTAAAAGAATCTACGATTGCAGCAAGATCAGGGGCAATGCGAGCTTCCTGAATATGATTCTTCAAAGGAAGATGGAACATTATCCTTCTTTTCATCTTGACTTTGGAGACGAGGACACATGGAAGAAAAATGTCCCCCTGCTGATGGGCTTTATTGGATTCAGCACGGCTGAAATACACGCGGCACTGTCGCCGTGTGTGATAGGGAGGGTGGTGGAGGTACGACTGTCGGAGTTCTGGAGGGATGTCAGGGAAGATGTAGCAGGACTCGAGCAGGAGTTGAGGCGAGCTGAGGACATATCTCCTTATCAACAAGAGCTGTTGGTACAGCTGCAGAGATGGCTAGCGACGTACCGACATATCGACCCTGAGGACAGATACCACCGACAAGGTGACCCTAATGGACTACCGTTTCCCTTGCCGAAAGATATTGGCCAGAAACCCGAGGTTTTAAGGATGTGGATTATAGATTGGGAGCAGTTTGATACAGCAGACGCAGAGCTTCCCCTAGCGGAACTTACGGAATTGTCAGATAAAACAGATGACACAGAGACTCatggttttttttctcaaacacTACGACCGTATGACGTCATGGAAGATTTGAAGTTTGATGATCCGGAATGGGAGATGTTGCCCATTGACGTCATTGCTAATGACGTCACAAGTCCTGGTCAggatgaaataaataaacaaagagATAAAAGGATGGACTTATATGACACTGCGCGAATGAGCAGAAGAAGAGGAAAGTTGGCCCAGTATTTCATAGAAAAATATGAGTGGCAGGCGGAAAAACTCTCGCCATATCTTCAGTGGGTAGATGTAATGAAAGAAGGTGAACTGAGGTTTGCCGCACTGTGTGAACAGTCGTGA